GCCTTCACCAACCTGGCCGGCGCCGGGGCGCTAGCGGTGGCACCAGGGGCGCGCTGGTTGGTCTATTCCGCCAGCCCCCTCACCGACAACCGCGGCGGCTTGAGCTATGCCTTCAAGCAATACGGCATCACTTACGGCAGCGCGAGCCCTGTATTGGGCGCCGGCAATGGCTTCCTCTACAGCGCCACGCCAACGGTCACGGCCAGCCTCACCGGCAGCATCAGCAAGACCTACGACGGCACCGTGGCCGCCCCGATCGCCGCTGGCAACTATCTCGTCAGTGGCGCGATCGATGGCGACACCGTACAGGTGAACAATTCCACGCTCGGCACGTACACAACGGCCGGGACCGGGGGGCGTGGTGCGAAGGATGTTGGCAGTGGAAAGGATGTCTCCGTTTCTGGGGTGACGATTTCCGGCGCCAGCGAGGGTGCGGTTGCGGTGTATGGCTACCAGTTGGCCAGCTCAACAGCGAGCGGTACCGCCCTGGGCACGATCAATCCGCTCGCGCTCGCCGGTGCCGCGATTGCGCCCTCCAGTTCCATCTACGGCGCGGCCCTCAGCCCCGGTGCAGTCAGCTTCTCCAATCTCTTCTCCGGCGATCTCGTCGGTTCTGCCACCTCCGTCAATACCTCAACCCTCAGCACCGGCGGCACCCCCATCGTTGGTACCTACACCCAAACGGCCAGCGCCACCCTCAGCGGTAGCGATGCGGCGAACTACAGCTTCTCAGGCTTCACATCAACTCCCAACTACACGATCAATCCCCTCAGCCTCTCGGTCACGGGCGTTACCCCCCTCAGCAAGACCTACGACGGCACCACTCAGGCCACCCTCAACAATACCGCCGCCGCCGTGTCAGGCCTCTTAGGCACCGACGGTGTGACGCTTAACGGCCTAACCGCAACCGGTCAATTCGCCGATCCCAACGCCGGCCTGGCCAAGCCCGTTGCCGTCTCCGGCTTCGTGATCAGTGGCCCCGATGCGGCCAATTACACCCTTCTTCAGCCGGGCGGCCTGACCGCCGACATCACCATCCGCCCCCTCGGCACCTGGAGCGCCTCCACCCCTGGCAACTGGAGCGATGCGGCCAACTGGGATGTCCTGCCCAGTGGCTCTAACGTGGCCGTCGTGGTGATCCCCGTGGGTAGCGGCGCCCTCACTTACGACGCCGCCGCCGGTAGCACCAACCTGCAGAGCCTCATCATCGACCAGAGCCTCAGCATCACCGGTGGTTCCCTGGCGGTGAGCGGTGCGACATCCGTGGCCAGCGGCGCCAGCTTGAGTCTCAGTGGTGGCAATTTTTCGACCACCTCCCTGAGCAACCAGGGGCTGGTGAACGGCAGCAGTCCGCTCGTGGTGAATGGCTCCTACACCGAGAGCGGCGGCAGTCTCGGTAGCGGTTTCTCCAGCGTTGCGATCACCCAGGCCAGCGGCGACCTCAACCTCAGCAGCGTGGGATCCACGGGCCCGGTGAGCCTGACCAGCAGCGCTGGCGCCCTCAACCTCAGCGGCGCTGTGAGCTCAGCCGGTGGGCCCATCAACCTGATCGCCACCGGCGCCACGGATCTTTCCTCCACCGCGTCGCTCATCAGCCCCGGCGCTCTGATCTCCGTGAGCAGCGGCGGTCCGCTGAGCCTGAACGGCGCTCGCATCGATGCCAGCGGAGCCAGTGCCGCCGGCACGGTGCAGCTCGATGGCAGCAGCATCACCCTCACCAACGCCACGGTGAACACTTCTGGTGCCAGCGAAGGTGGTTCGATTCAGCTGGGCCTGAAATCCCTGCCCAGTAGCGTTACGCTCACCAACTCCAGCCTGGTGGCGGATCCCCCTGGTCTTGGCGGTTCCATCTCCATCGACGGCCTTGCCATCGCCTTGGTTGGCTCCACCTTGAACGTGGTGGGCTTGAGCGGCGGTTCCATCCTGCTGGGTTCTGCCAATACCGCCACCTTGAGCCTCGATGCTGCCACCTCTCTCGTGGGCGGTGGTGATGGCACCTTCAGCCTGTTCGGCGGTTCGATTCTCAACAACGCCAGCATCATCGGTGGCCGGTTGTTTTTGAATGGGGTGGGATTGGGCGCTGTGAGTGTGTTGCCTAATCTGCCCTTGAGCGCTGTTTTGTCCCCCATCGTCGCGCTGCCCTCTGAGGTGGCGTTCCAGCTCAGCGTCGATCTCGGTCAGAGCTCTCCGCTCTCCAGCGTTGATTACACGGCGCCGGGTTCGTTGCTGGTCGCCCAGTGGGAGCAGCTGGGGATCGATCCGCTTTCTATCACCCTCACGGAATCGGCCTTCCTCTATGCCAATTTCTTATTGAATGAAGGTCTTTCAACCAGTGGTCTGTGGACGTTCGATCCATCCGTGCAGCAGCTCACCCCCTCACAGGTGGAAGAGCAGTTCACCGCTTCCGAGCAGCGAGCGATGGAAGCAACGGCGGCGAAACTAGGTCTTGACCCCACTGACGGCCTATTGGCGCCTACTCCTGCTCAATTGCAGGCGAGCCTGCAGAAGGTGATCAAAGCTGTGCGCGGGCGGATCCGAGGAGGTCAGCCATGATCCGGCCAGCACGTCATTGGCCGAGCCGTTACCTGGTGGCCTCGCTGCCGTTGTTCCTCGGTCTCCCTGTAACGACACCAGTTGCCTTGGCGGCTCCGCCAGCCGCCGCTGTGCAGCTGGCGCGCGCTTCCGATGGTGCTTCCCCCTTCAATCCGGCCCTCTACAACCCGGCGATCCTGCGCATCGGCTTCAGCGAAGCCAAGGGCAAGTCCGCCAATCCCGAGGCCGATTCCTTCCTCGACATCACCTTGGTGCCACCCGATGGGGATGTGCATGGTGCCCGCAGTGAGGTTTCGCTCAAGAGCTTCAACGAGCTGCTGCGCAAGCTCTATGGCCAACTGGCGAGTCAATCGCCGCTGGATGTCAACGATCCGAACTCACCGGCTCGGCAGCTGTATTCGATTCTGATCCAGCCGATTGCCGCGCAGCTGCAAAAGCACAAGATCACCACGCTGCTGATCTCCGCCGATGCGGGGCTGCAGGCTGTGCCGTTCGCGGCCCTCCACGACGGCCAGAGCTACCTGGGTGAGCGCTACGGCCTCGGCATGACGCCGGCCCTGGGGCTCACCAAGCTGGCAGTGCTGCCCGAGAAAGCCCAACCACAACTGCTGGCGGCCGGGGCCTCCGAGTTCGTGGGCCTCAATGCCCTGCCTCTGGTGCCCCAGGAGCTCGACCGGGTGGGCAAGGGCAGGGCGAACCAGAGCTTCCTCAACAGGAGCTTTACGCCCCAAGTGCTGCTCCAGAAGGCGGGCGATCCACTGATCGATCGGGTGCACATCGCCACCCACGCCGAATTCCTGCCCGGCGGGCCAGCGGCGGCTCGCCTGTACTCAGGCACCGGTCCGATGTCCCTGCGTCAGTTATCCCAGCTGCGCCAACGCCGCGGTGAGGGTCAGCTGGATGTGTTCAGCCTCAGCGCCTGCCGCACCGCCCTCGGTGATGCCGACAGCGAACTGGGTTTCGCGGGGTTGGCGCTCCAGGCGGGCTCCCGCAGTGCGATCGGCAGCCTCTGGTACATCGACGATGTGGCCACTTCGGCGCTGTTCGTGCAGTTCTACCGCTACCTGGACCAGGGCCTTCCCAAGGCCGAGGCGCTGCAATTCACCCGGCGCGCCATGGCGAACGGCCGGATGCGGCTCGTGGGCGACCAGGTGATCGGGGCCGGGGGCGATGTGCTCCTCTCCAAACTGACCACGTCCCAGCAACGTCGCATCAGCACAGGTCTGCAGCACCCCTTCTTCTGGGCGGGCATCCAGTTGCTGGGAACGCCTTGGTGATTAGCGATTCTGGCCGTCCTTCCCCTTGCCCTGGGGATGGCTGATCCTGCGTTTATCCAGATGAGATATTCGGCATTGCACAACGCCTGAGTAGACCTGAGCGGCTGTCGGACAAGACCCTGGTGGAGATCATGAACAACGTGCTGGAACTCCACACCCAGCCCTCGCGCAGCGATCAGAACTACATCGGCATCGAAGCGATAGAGCCAGTCAGGTGCGGAGGCCAGCGGCGGTGCCATCGCTGCTGCCGTGGTCGAGCACATAGGCCACATCAACGTGGTGCTGGAGGGCGTGCACCAGGGCCACCGCCGCCAGGGGCCACTCGTTTTTGACCTTCAGCAGGCCAATGATGCGCGGCGCTGGGGAGATGGCTTGAAACCGTTAGGGGGCAAGGATAGGTGCGCCGTTGGGCAAGTCGATGAAGTCATGTTTAGTAGCGAGGGCTACGGATTAGCTGCTGCAGTGATGCAGCACTTAGCAGATTCTCAGTGATCGATCAAGGATCAACCGCCAAAAGGTCTGACATAGGCCTTAGTTTCTTGAAACGGACTCGAATGGCCCCATCCATCGCGCTGCGTCATGCCATCGGCCTTTGGGCTCTGATCCTGGCGGGGGGTCCTGTCGTCGCCGGCGAAGTGAGCGCCACCGGCGGCGCCCTGGGCCTGGGCACCGCGGTGAACGGCCAGCTGGGCGGCAGCTGCGGCTTAGGCCTGTGCCAGGTGGGCGGTGGCACGGCAGCAGGCCGCAACCTCTTCCATCGCTTTTCCGCCTTCGACACGCGCGGCGGCATCACGGGGGTGAATTTCTCCACCGGCGGCGCCCAAAACGTGTTCGTTGGGGTGACGAGCCCCCTGGGCAGCTTCATCGACAAACTTGTCTCGTTCTCGAGCCCCGGCAACCTGTTCTGGCTCTCCCCGGGCGGCATCGCCATCAGCGGCGCCGGCGGTTTCGCCAACATCCAGCAGCTGAACCTGAGCACCGCCACGGGCTGGCGGGTGGGCAATGGTGTGTTCGATGCGGCGGGCACCACAGCCGGTCAGGCGGCCCTGTTGAGCGGAGCGCCTGTGAGCGGCCTTGCCGGTGCGGTGAACGATCCGGCAACTCTTGCGGCCCTGGGGATCCAGAAGAACGGCGATCTCAGCATCGCCGGCGGTCTGCTGACGGTGGATCAGGGCCTGCTGCTGGATGCCCAGGGGGGCAACGTGCTGCTGCAGGCGGCGAGGCTGCAGGCGAAGGGCGGGTCGGTGGAGATCCAGGGCCAGTCCGTTCGGCAGGACGCACCGATCGAATCCAGCGGCACGAGCGGTGGCTCGGTGACGATCAACGCGGCGGGCGCTCTCACCAACGGCGCACCGATCCAGGCCAACGGGTCCAGTGCTGGCGGCACCATCAACCTGCAGGCCGGCACCAGCCTCACGAGTTCGTCCGCGATCACCGCCACGGGTACGGGGCCAATGGCCAAGGGCGGCACGATCGAGCTCACGGCCCCCAGCGTGACCCTTGCGGCGGCCCAAGTGGATGCCAGCGGCGCCGGCGGCGGCGGTGTGATCAGGGTGGGCGGCGGGGTTCAGGGCAGCCCCCTCAGCCTGGGGGGCGCCAACGCCATCAACACCATGGTGGACAGCAGCAGCAGCTTGAAGGCCGATACCACCCAGGCGGGCAACGGCGGCCAGGTGGTGGTGTGGGCTGAGAGGGCCACCCTGGTGGATGGGGCGATCAGCGCCCGCGGCGGCCCGGCGGGCGGTGATGGCGGCTTCGTGGAAACCTCAGGCCGCGAGCAATTGGCGGTCAGTCGGGCGCCGGATGCCTCGGCCCCTTTGGGCAAGGGAGGCACCTGGCTGCTGGATCCCAACAACCTCACGGTGAATGCCAGCGGGCCCGACAGCAATGTCAGCGGCTTCCCCAACGCAACCACCACAGGCGACAGCGCCGTCATCGCCGCCTCCACAATCAATGCAGCCTTGAACGCGGGCACCAGCGTGAGCCTGGCCACCAGTGCCGGTGGTGCCCAGGCGGGTGACATCACGGTCTCCGCCCCGATCAGCAAAACGGCCGGCGGCGCTGCCTCCCTCAGCCTGAGCGCCCACAACAACATCAACCTCAATGCCAACATTTCCTCATTAGCGGGTGCATTGAACCTGAATTTGGTTGCCAATTCGGACAACGTCGGCGGTGGATCCGTACAGAGGCAGACTTCTGGTACCTTCATCGACTTGAACGGCGGTAACTTGAACCTTGCTGGCAATGGCGACTTCACGCTAATTGACGACTTTCGGAATCTTCGGTTTGACAAAAGTGGAACAGGTTCCTACCTGGCGCCCTTCTTCGTTCGGTTGACCGGCGTGACGATTGGCACCGACATGACCTTCAGTAACGAAGTGGGAATCGTCAACGATCTGCTGCTGGCCAATGGTGTGACGGTGAACAAAGAAGCGAACATCTGGCGCTTTGGAACCACCGGTCTGCGCACCCTGGGGCTGGCCCCAGGGGCCACCAGCGCCACCGTCATCAGCAGCGGGGGCTTCATTCTTGCCGGCCAGGGGGTCATCGGCCAGACCCTGACGATCGGCCCTGGCGTGACGCTGCAGAGCTCCGGCGCAGGCACCACGCAGCTGAGAGACAGCACCGCCAGCACCATCATCAACAACGGCACAATCGCTTCCACCACTGGTGGCACCTGGTCGATTTTGCCCGCCGGGTTCATCAACAACGGTGCGGTGACAGCCAACAACGGCACGGTGTCGATCAGTTCGACGAGTTGGAGCAATGGGAGCACGGGTGTCTTCAATGTTGGCCCTTCGGGCACATTGAATCTGGGCGGTACGTTCACCAATGCCAACCCAGGTGCCTCCAATCGCACCGGGGGTTCGGTCTTCATTCCCGGCACCTTCGACCTGGCGGGTGCCACGTTGGATGTGGGCTCGGCGGGCCTGTTCGGCAGCGGTGGGCTGACGCAGCTCAGCGGCACGCTTTTAGGCGGCACGCTGATCAACACCGATACCACCCCTGTGCTGACCTCGGGCTTAGGCACGCTCAATGGGATGACGATCGGCTCCAACGTGGGCATCAACGGTACGTTGCGCATCGCCAACGATCTGCTGCTGACTAATGGCGTGACAGTGAACAAGGGAGCGAATAATTGGAACTTCGTCACCACAGGAGTTCGTACCCTCGGCCTGGCTCCAGGCGCCAGCAGCGCCACGGTCAGCAGCAGTGGTGGCGCCATCTTCGCCGGGTCGGGGGTCAGCGGCCAGACCCTGACGATCGGCCCTGGCGTGACGCTGCAAAGTTCCGGCGCAGGCACCACGACGCTGACCAACAGCTCTGCGGCCCCAATCATCAACAACGGCACAATCGCTTCCACCACCGGCGGCACCTGGTCCATTACGCCCACCAGCTTCACCAACGGCGCCACAGGAACACTCGTTGTTTCAGCGGGCTCCACGCTCGCTACCGCTAACAACTCCTTCTCCAGCGATGGCGCGATCCAGGGCAGCGGCACCATCAATGTGGGCACCGGTACGGTAACCAACAACGGCACGATCAAACCCGGCGGTACGGGCGCGGCGGGCACGCTCAACATCACCGGCAATTTCGTCAGCAGCGCAAGCGGCATCATTGAAGCCGAACTGGGAGGCACCACCGCTGGCAGTCAGTACGACCGGCTGGCGGTTTCAGGCAACGTGACCCTGGGGGGCACCTTGAACAGCCCCCTGATCAATGGCTTCGTACCCTCCGGGCAAAGCTTTGATGTGATCACCGCCGGCGGCACCGCCACCGGCAGCTTTGCCAGCTCCAATCTGCCTTCTGGGTTCAACGGGGCGATTGTGGGCAGCGTCTACCGGCTCACTAACTCCGGCCTGGGCTGCCTGGGGATCTGCTGGGATGGCGGCGGTGGTGACACCAGCTGGGAAAATGTGGCGAACTGGGGTGGAGATCTTTTACCCACCGCCATTGATGTGGCCTACCTGAACCTGGTGGGCGGTGTCGATGTGACCCTCTCCAGCAGCCAGAGCGTCAAAGGGCTGAACAGCATCGCTGGAAACAACCTCACGATCAATTCCGGTGGGTCGTTGACGCTGAATGATTCAGGCACGAGTTCCAGCTTGAACGGTGGACTGACGATCAACGGCGGCACGCTAGGTGGCACGGGTGATGTGACGGTCAGTGGGGCGTTTGACGTCACCTCCTCCAGCTACCTGAGTGGACCTGGATTGTTCACGACGCAGGGCACCAGCACGGTGAACATGCCCAGTGAGCTCGGAGGCTACTTGAACCTTGAGGGCGGTAAGAACTGGGTGAACGAAGGCACACTGACGATCGGTGGTGATGACTTGATCTACTTTGGCTTTGTCGGAGGGGGCGCCAACACGCTGACGAATGCGGTGGGCGCGACCTTGAATCTATCGAGCGCCGCTGGCACGCCGCTGAGCTATTGGGCCGGCACAGCGGAGGTGATCAATGCGGGGACATTGAACCAGACGGTGGTCGGTGCGCACACGATTGACGTCAACTTCAACAACACGGGCACGGTGAATGTTGATGTGGGCACGCTGTCGATTGGCGGCAGCGGTAGCGACAGCGGCAGCTACGCGGTGGATGCGGGAACCACGCTCAACTTCAGCAGCGGTACACGCGACCTGAATGCGGGCAGCAACATCACCGGCCTGGGAACGCTGAGCGTCTCGGGTGCGACGGTGAATGCCAACAGTGGTCTGACGATCGGCAGCAATCTGCAACTCGATGGCGGCACGCTAGGTGGCACGGGTGATGTGACGGTCAGTGGGGCGTTTGACGTCACCTCCTCCAGCTACCTGAGTGGACCTGGATTGTTCACGACGCAGGGCACCAGCACGGTGAACATGCCCAGCGTGAGTGGAGGCTCTCTAAACATTTCGAACGGTAAGAACTGGGTGAACGAAGGCACACTGACGATCGGTGGTGATGACTTGATCTACTTTGGCTTTGTCGGAGGGGGCGCCAACACGCTGACGAATGCGGTGGGCGCGACCTTGAATCTATCGAGCGCCGCTGGCACGCCGCTGAGCTATTGGGCCGGCACAGCGGAGGTGATCAATGCGGGGACATTGAACCAGACGGTGGTCGGTGCGCACACGATTGACGTCAACTTCAACAACACGGGCACGGTGAATGTTGATGTGGGCACGCTGTCGATTGGCGGTTCACTGACCCAGTCGGGCGCGATTGATGTGGCCGCTGGAGCCGTTTTTCAGAAGAGCGGCGGCTTCACCAATGCTTCCACCGGCACCCTCTCGGGCTTTGGCACCATCGATGTGGGCGCCGGCAACACGCTCACCAACCTCGGCACCATCAGCCCCGGCGGCGATGGCGTGGCGGGTGCTCTCAGCATCACCGGCGTCCTGGCCCTGAGCAGCACCTCCGTACTCAACCTCGACCTGGGCGGCGCCACGCCTGGCAGTCAATACGACCGGCTGGCGGTTTCGGGCAATGTGAACCTCGGGGGCACGATCAACACCCAACTCATCAATGGTTTTAGCCCCAGCCTGGGCCAGAACTTTGATGTGATCACATCCGGCGGCACCGCCACCGGTAGCTTTGCCGGCTCGAATCTGCCTTCTGGTTTCAATGGGGCGATCGTCTTTGGCAGCGTCTACCGGCTCACCAATTCCGGCCTGAGCTGCCTGGGGGTCTGTTGGGATGGCGGCGGTGGTGACACCAGCTGGGAAACCCTGGCCAACTGGAGTGGCGATCAATTGCCCACCACCAGCGATGTGGCCTACCTGAACCTGGTGGGCGGTGTCGATGTGACCCTCTCCAGCAGCCAGAGCGTCAAAGGTCTCAATAGCATCGTGGGTAACAACCTCACGATCAATTCCGGTGGTTTGTTGACCCTGAATGATTCAGGAACGAGCTCCACATTGAATGGTGAACTAGCCATCTACGATGGCGCGTTGACGACCAATGGAGCGCTAACACTGAATGGAAATTCGGTGTGGGCCGGCGGCACCCTTGCTGGAGCGGGATCATTAACGGTGGGGAGTGGGGCAACGCTGGTGGTGGGTGGCGGGAGTGGGATTGTTCCTGGCACGTATGGCTTGAGTCGGCTGACGAATCAGGGGACGGTTCAATGGTTGGCTGAGGGATTAAATTATAGTGCTGATGGTGTAATTGATAACAGCGGCTTGTTCGATGTGGAGATCGGTGATGTCTGGGATGCTGCCGGATCATTCACGTTCGCGTTCAACAATTTGACTGGAGGAGAGCTGCGCAAGAGTGGGCTGGGAATTAGCTTCTTGGGTAGCGTGAATCTGACCAACAACGGCTTGGTGGATGTGAGATCTGGCACGTTAGTGGTTAGCCCTAATTCTTTGATACAGAATAATGGGCTGATTCAGACGGCTTCAGATGCAAGCTTTCAGGTCCAATCCGACTTGACGAATGCCTCCACCGGCACCCTCTCGGGTGGCATTGAAGTCTATTTTGGCACGTTGATCAACTTTGGCACGATCAGCCCCGGTGGTGATGGCGTGGTTGGAGTAATAGGCGCCGACAACCTGATCTTGGGCAGCACCTCCGTGCTCAACCTGGACATTGGTGGCGCCACGGGAAGCCAATACGACAGGCTGTTTACTGCAAACGTCGTCGGCAACGCAAGCCTCGATGGCACGATCAACGCCCAGTTGATCAATGGCTATAGCCCCAGCCCAGGCCAGAACTTCGATGTGATCCTCTCCGCCACCACCACCGGCAGCTTTGCCAGCTCGAATCTGCCTTCGGGATTCAACGGCGCGATTGTGGGCAGCGTCTACCGACTCACCAATTCCGGCCTGAGCTGCCTGGGCGTCTGTTGGGATGGCGGCGGCGGCACCACCGGCTGGGAAACCCTCGCCAACTGGAGCGGCGATCAATTGCCCACCACCACCGATGTGGCCTACCTGAACCTGGTGGGCGGTGTTGATGTGACCCTCTCCAGCAGCCAGAGCGTCAAGGGGCTCAACAGCCTTGTTGCTAACAACCTCACAATCAATTCCGGTGGGTCGTTGACACTGAACGATCCAGGCACCGCCTCCAACCTCGCTGGCGATCTCACCGTTAATGGCACCCTGAACATTGAATCGCCCCTCAGCGCATCGTCGTTGGCCCTCAACGGCGGAGCTTTGGGTGGCAGCGGCAGCCTCACGGTTTCCAATGCCTTCACGCGTACGGGCGGAACCACGGGCACCAGCCTCACCGGGGTCACGCTCAACCAGGCCAGCGGTGATCTCAGCCCGGGCGCCTGGAGCGTCAATGGACCGGTGTCGTTCACGGCGGCGGCTGGAAACCTGCTGATCGATGGACCCGTGACGGCCACCACCCTGCTGGGCCGCGGTGCCACAGGGCTGACGCTGCAGCCCGGTGTCGTGCTGAACGCCACGGCAAGCACGGGGAGTTCCTTGGTGCTCGAGGCCGGCACGGGCGCCTTCACCAACCTGGCCGGCGCCGGGGCGCTAGCGGTCGCACCAGGGGCGCGCTGGTTGGTCTATTCCGCCAGCCCCCTGACCGACAACCGCGGCGGCTTGAGCTATGCCTTCAAGCAATACGGCATCACCTACGGCAGTGCGACCCCCGTAGTGGGCGCCGGCAATGGCTTCCTCTACGGCGCCACGCCAACGGTCACGGCCAGCCTCACCGGCAGCATCAGCAAGACCTACGACGGCACCGTGGCAGCCCCGCTCGCGGCTGGCAACTATCTCGTCACTGGCGCGATCGACAGCGACACCGTACAGGTGAACAATCCCACGCTGGGCACGTACACATCGGCCGGGACCGGGGGGCGTGGTGCGAAGGATGCCGGCAGTGGTAAGGATGTCTCCGCTGCTGGGGTGGCGATCACCGGGGCCAGCGAGGGTGCGGTCGCGGTGTATGGCTACCAGTTGGCCAGCTCAACAGCGACCGGTACCGCCCTGGGCACGATCAATCCCCTCGCGCTCACCGGTGCCGCGATT
The window above is part of the Cyanobium sp. ATX 6F1 genome. Proteins encoded here:
- a CDS encoding CHAT domain-containing protein; translation: MIRPARHWPSRYLVASLPLFLGLPVTTPVALAAPPAAAVQLARASDGASPFNPALYNPAILRIGFSEAKGKSANPEADSFLDITLVPPDGDVHGARSEVSLKSFNELLRKLYGQLASQSPLDVNDPNSPARQLYSILIQPIAAQLQKHKITTLLISADAGLQAVPFAALHDGQSYLGERYGLGMTPALGLTKLAVLPEKAQPQLLAAGASEFVGLNALPLVPQELDRVGKGRANQSFLNRSFTPQVLLQKAGDPLIDRVHIATHAEFLPGGPAAARLYSGTGPMSLRQLSQLRQRRGEGQLDVFSLSACRTALGDADSELGFAGLALQAGSRSAIGSLWYIDDVATSALFVQFYRYLDQGLPKAEALQFTRRAMANGRMRLVGDQVIGAGGDVLLSKLTTSQQRRISTGLQHPFFWAGIQLLGTPW
- a CDS encoding beta strand repeat-containing protein — translated: MAPSIALRHAIGLWALILAGGPVVAGEVSATGGALGLGTAVNGQLGGSCGLGLCQVGGGTAAGRNLFHRFSAFDTRGGITGVNFSTGGAQNVFVGVTSPLGSFIDKLVSFSSPGNLFWLSPGGIAISGAGGFANIQQLNLSTATGWRVGNGVFDAAGTTAGQAALLSGAPVSGLAGAVNDPATLAALGIQKNGDLSIAGGLLTVDQGLLLDAQGGNVLLQAARLQAKGGSVEIQGQSVRQDAPIESSGTSGGSVTINAAGALTNGAPIQANGSSAGGTINLQAGTSLTSSSAITATGTGPMAKGGTIELTAPSVTLAAAQVDASGAGGGGVIRVGGGVQGSPLSLGGANAINTMVDSSSSLKADTTQAGNGGQVVVWAERATLVDGAISARGGPAGGDGGFVETSGREQLAVSRAPDASAPLGKGGTWLLDPNNLTVNASGPDSNVSGFPNATTTGDSAVIAASTINAALNAGTSVSLATSAGGAQAGDITVSAPISKTAGGAASLSLSAHNNINLNANISSLAGALNLNLVANSDNVGGGSVQRQTSGTFIDLNGGNLNLAGNGDFTLIDDFRNLRFDKSGTGSYLAPFFVRLTGVTIGTDMTFSNEVGIVNDLLLANGVTVNKEANIWRFGTTGLRTLGLAPGATSATVISSGGFILAGQGVIGQTLTIGPGVTLQSSGAGTTQLRDSTASTIINNGTIASTTGGTWSILPAGFINNGAVTANNGTVSISSTSWSNGSTGVFNVGPSGTLNLGGTFTNANPGASNRTGGSVFIPGTFDLAGATLDVGSAGLFGSGGLTQLSGTLLGGTLINTDTTPVLTSGLGTLNGMTIGSNVGINGTLRIANDLLLTNGVTVNKGANNWNFVTTGVRTLGLAPGASSATVSSSGGAIFAGSGVSGQTLTIGPGVTLQSSGAGTTTLTNSSAAPIINNGTIASTTGGTWSITPTSFTNGATGTLVVSAGSTLATANNSFSSDGAIQGSGTINVGTGTVTNNGTIKPGGTGAAGTLNITGNFVSSASGIIEAELGGTTAGSQYDRLAVSGNVTLGGTLNSPLINGFVPSGQSFDVITAGGTATGSFASSNLPSGFNGAIVGSVYRLTNSGLGCLGICWDGGGGDTSWENVANWGGDLLPTAIDVAYLNLVGGVDVTLSSSQSVKGLNSIAGNNLTINSGGSLTLNDSGTSSSLNGGLTINGGTLGGTGDVTVSGAFDVTSSSYLSGPGLFTTQGTSTVNMPSELGGYLNLEGGKNWVNEGTLTIGGDDLIYFGFVGGGANTLTNAVGATLNLSSAAGTPLSYWAGTAEVINAGTLNQTVVGAHTIDVNFNNTGTVNVDVGTLSIGGSGSDSGSYAVDAGTTLNFSSGTRDLNAGSNITGLGTLSVSGATVNANSGLTIGSNLQLDGGTLGGTGDVTVSGAFDVTSSSYLSGPGLFTTQGTSTVNMPSVSGGSLNISNGKNWVNEGTLTIGGDDLIYFGFVGGGANTLTNAVGATLNLSSAAGTPLSYWAGTAEVINAGTLNQTVVGAHTIDVNFNNTGTVNVDVGTLSIGGSLTQSGAIDVAAGAVFQKSGGFTNASTGTLSGFGTIDVGAGNTLTNLGTISPGGDGVAGALSITGVLALSSTSVLNLDLGGATPGSQYDRLAVSGNVNLGGTINTQLINGFSPSLGQNFDVITSGGTATGSFAGSNLPSGFNGAIVFGSVYRLTNSGLSCLGVCWDGGGGDTSWETLANWSGDQLPTTSDVAYLNLVGGVDVTLSSSQSVKGLNSIVGNNLTINSGGLLTLNDSGTSSTLNGELAIYDGALTTNGALTLNGNSVWAGGTLAGAGSLTVGSGATLVVGGGSGIVPGTYGLSRLTNQGTVQWLAEGLNYSADGVIDNSGLFDVEIGDVWDAAGSFTFAFNNLTGGELRKSGLGISFLGSVNLTNNGLVDVRSGTLVVSPNSLIQNNGLIQTASDASFQVQSDLTNASTGTLSGGIEVYFGTLINFGTISPGGDGVVGVIGADNLILGSTSVLNLDIGGATGSQYDRLFTANVVGNASLDGTINAQLINGYSPSPGQNFDVILSATTTGSFASSNLPSGFNGAIVGSVYRLTNSGLSCLGVCWDGGGGTTGWETLANWSGDQLPTTTDVAYLNLVGGVDVTLSSSQSVKGLNSLVANNLTINSGGSLTLNDPGTASNLAGDLTVNGTLNIESPLSASSLALNGGALGGSGSLTVSNAFTRTGGTTGTSLTGVTLNQASGDLSPGAWSVNGPVSFTAAAGNLLIDGPVTATTLLGRGATGLTLQPGVVLNATASTGSSLVLEAGTGAFTNLAGAGALAVAPGARWLVYSASPLTDNRGGLSYAFKQYGITYGSATPVVGAGNGFLYGATPTVTASLTGSISKTYDGTVAAPLAAGNYLVTGAIDSDTVQVNNPTLGTYTSAGTGGRGAKDAGSGKDVSAAGVAITGASEGAVAVYGYQLASSTATGTALGTINPLALTGAAIAPSSSIYGSALSPGAVSFSNVFSGDLVGATASVNTGGVSSSGNSIVGAYTQTVSTTLSGSDAANYSFSGFTSTPNYTISPLALTGAAIASGSSIYGSALAPGAVSFGNLLVGDLVGATASVNTGGVSSSGNSIVGAYTQSAGTTLIGGDAANYSFSGFTSTPNYTISPLALTGAAIGSGSSIYGSALTPGAVSFGNLFSGDLVGAAAAVNTSTLSTGGNPIVGAYTQSASTALSGSDAANYSFSGFTSTPNYTISPLALTGAAIASGSSTYGSALTPGAVSFGNLFSGDLVGSAISVNTSILSTGGQAIVGGYTQSASTALSGSDAANYSFSGFTSASIYTISPLDLTATGVLANNKVYDGNTVATISTSGATLTGLIAGDRVALAGGTGLFADANVGLAKPVAVSGLGLGGTDAANYSLLPSSSLSADIAIRPLATWSASTAGNWSDPANWDALPSGSNVAAVAIPVGSGALTYDAAAGSTNLQSLFNDQNLSITGGSLAVSGATSVASGASLSLNGGSFSTATLINEGLVNGSGPLALNGTYTENGGSLGSNFSSVAITQTSGDLNLSGVGATGPVSLSSSAGGLNLSGAVSSAGGPISLSSSGPTLLASGSLLTSPGALISVSSGGPLSLLGARVDASGSSAGGTVQLDGSSLTLTNATLNTSGASDGGLIQLGLKTLPSSTTITNSSLVADPPGLGGTITIDGRAIALVGSTLNVVGLSGGSILLGSANTATLSLDAATSLVGGGGASFSLFAGSIVNNASIIGGRLFVNGVDLGAVTVLPDLPSIEALPAEVAFQFSVDLGQSSPLSSVDYTAPGSLLVAQWEQVGIDPLSISLSESAFLFADTWMTSAQGPLAVWDSPTSGSFAELFSDLALASPYGQPLQLDPELLSNPVFALEAARSFGELMNLRLAQDLFPSAGAGAGAGAVAEAAPSLLASLMPAVEPSALRLYQDLYPSAAISTAWPPGPVLGGVVDASTVAERSIQLLSSLQVMEQFTAADQRALAESAVLLADGSIYSQPVQLNLEWTRPIPSAPAAAPSAALAATGATADPFSLRLLQALFPSTAFNQTWPSGAVLSLSGGPQGLFDRAVQQLSPQQVNDQFTSSEQKALEDTASKLGLEGGGRVAPSPAQLQQSLREVIQAVRRRISGR